The region GCGCGGGCTGGACCAGCGCGACAGGTTCTGCGCGGACCCGGCCTTGTCGTTGGTGCCCGAGGCGCGGCCGCCGCCGAAGGGCTGCTGGCCCACGATGGAGCCGGTCGGCCGGTCGTTGATGTAGAAGTTGCCCGCGGTGAAGCGCAGGGCCTCCTCGGCCTCGGCGACCGCGGTGCGGTCGTTGGCGATGACCGCGCCGGTCAGCGCGTAGGCCGAGCCCTCGTCGACGACCTTGAGGATCTCGCTGTAGCGGTCGTCCTCGTAGACGTGGACGGCGACGACCGGGCCGAAGTACTCGGTGCGGAACACGTCGTTGGACGGGTCCGTGCCCACGATGATGGTCGGGCGCACGAAGTAGCCCACCGAGTCGTCGGCGGTGCCGCCCGCGACGATCTCCAGGGTCGGGTCGGACTCGGCGTCCTCCAGGACCTTGGCCAGCTTGTCGAAGGAGCGGCGGTCGATGACGGCGCCCATGAAGTTCGACAGGTCGGTGACGTCGCCCATGGTCAGGGCCTCGGTCTCGGCGATGAGGGCGTCGCCCATCTTCTCCCAGACCGAGCGGGCCACGAACACGCGCGAGGCGGCCGAGCACTTCTGGCCCTGGTACTCGAAGGCGCCGCGCACGATGGCGGTGCGCAGGATCTCCGGGTCCGCGGTGTGGTGGGCGACGATGAAGTCCTTGCCGCCGGTCTCGCCCACGATGCGCGGGTAGGAGCGGTAGGAGGAGATGTTCTCGCCGACGGTCTTCCACAGGTGCTGGAAGGTGCGGGTGGAGCCGGTGAAGTGCACACCGGCCAGCTCCGGGTCGTTGAGGGCGACGTCGGAGACGGCCAGGCCGTCACCGGTGACCATGTTGATGACGCCCGGGGGCATCCCGGCCTCCTCCAGCAGGCGCATGGTCAGCTCGGCGGCGAACTGCTGCGTCGGGGAGGGCTTCCACACGACCACGTTGCCCATCAGGGCGGGGGCGGTGGGCAGGTTGCCCGCGATGGCGGTGAAGTTGAACGGGGTGATCGCGTAGACGAACCCCTCCAGCGGCCGCTGCTCCATGCGGTTCCACACGCCCTTGACGCTCAGCGGCTGCTGGGCGATCAGCTCGCGGGCGTAGGCGACGTTGAAGCGCCAGAAGTCGATGAGCTCGCAGGCCGCGTCGATCTCCGCCTGCTGGGCCGTCTTGGACTGGCCGAGCATGGTGGCGGCGTTGATGGTGGCGCGCCAGGGGCCGGAGAGCAGCTCGGCGGCGCGCAGCAGGATGGCGGCGCGGTCGTCGAAGGACATCGCGCGCCAGGCCGGGGCGGCGGCCTTGGCGGCGGCGATGGCGTCGCGGGCGTCCTGGTGGGTGGCGTTGCGCATGGTGCCCAGCACGGCGGCGTGGTTGTGCGGCTGCACGACATCGATCGGCTCGCCGCCGCCCATGCGGCTCTCGCCGCCGATGCGCATCGGCAGGTCGATGCGCTCCTTGCCGAGCCTCTCGAGCTCGGCGACGAGCTCCGTGCGCTCGGCGCTGCCGGGCGCGTACGAGAGAACGGGCTCGTTCACCGGCAGCGGGACGTTGGTCACGGCGTCCATGGGGCACCTCCCTGGAAGTCTTATCCCTGAACAGAGCAGGGGCTGTCTCATCCAACGCTCCCAGAACAGGACCGTGCGAACCTTGTGGAGCGGGCCACTCTTTGCCCGACCTGTTTGTCCTCTAGGACAAAATGAAACCCGAAGGTCCACCACCGTCCCGTTTCGCGGCGTTCTTCCCACCGTTCGCCGCATGCCATCGGAGGCTCCCGTGACTTCTGACGTTCCCGCTGGTCACGACCGAGAGGCGACGGATCCGCGCCCGGGCGTCCCGTTGCGCCGCCTGCTGCTCGCCCTGGGCGACCCGGTCCTGGACGTGGCCGCGGCCCCGGAGGGGCTGGATGTCCAAGTGGACAACGTCCTCATCCTGGACCCCGAGGACCGGACCGAGGTGCGCGGCGGCGACCTGGTCCTGCTCATCGGGGCCCGCGGCGGCTCGGCCCGGCGGCTGGTGCGGCGGATCGCCGAACAGGGGGCGAGCGCGGTCGCGGTCAAGACCGGGGCCCCGCCCGAGGGGAGCCCGGTCCGCCGCCCCCGGGTGGGCGGCGACGACCTGGCCCCGCTGCGCGCGGAGGCCCAGGAGGCGGGCATCGCGCTGCTGGCGGTGCGGCCGGAGGTGCGCTGGGACCGGTTCCAGGCCGTGTGCCAGAGCATTGTCGACGACGCCCGGCTGCTGGAGGACGGCGACACCGGCGAGGCCGACGGCGACCTGTTCTCGATGGCCCAGACCATCGCCCGGCTGACCGGCGGACTGGTGAGCATCGAGGACTCGGCGAGCCGGGTGCTGGCCTACTCCAGCGGCGCCGAGGTGGACGAGCTGCGGCGGCTGTCGGTGCTGGGGCGGCGCGGCCCGGAGTCGTACCTGGCGCTGCTGCGCGAGTGGGGGGTGTTCGCCCGGCTGCGCGCGGGCGAGGAGGTGGTGCGCATCGACGAGCACCCGGATCTGGGCATCCGACGGCGGCTGGCGGTGGGCATCCACGCCGGCGACCGGCCGCTGGGCGCGATCTGGGTGCAGGAGGGCTCTCGCCCCCTGTCCGAGCACGCCGAGGAGGCGCTGCTGGGCGCCGCCCGCACCGCCGCGCTGCAGATGATCCGCCAGCGCACCCGGGCCAGCGCCGGGCTGCGGCTGCGCGAGGACCTGCTGTCCAGCCTCCTGGAGGGGCGGATCGACGCGGCGGCCCTGGCGGACACGGTGGAGGTGCACAGCCGCCGGGCCGCTCTGGTGGCGGCGTTCGCCCCGGTGGGCGAGGAGGGCCAGGAGCGGGCCGACCGCCCCGAGCGGGAGCTGCGCCGCCGCCGGTTCCTCGACCTGGTGTCGGTGCACACCGCCGCCTACCGGCGCAGCGCCCTGGTGACCGAGCTGAACGGGCGGGTCTACGCGCTGCTGCCCGACCTGACCCGGGACGGCGACGGGGTGGAGCGCACGGTGGTGACGCTGTGCGGCCGGATCGTGGAGGCGGCGCGGTCGGCCCTGGGCCTGCGGGTGCGGGCGGCGGTGGGCTCGCCGGTGCGGCGGCTGGCCGACGCCCCCGGTTCGCGGGCGGAGGCCGACCGGGTGCTGGAGGCGATGCGCGGCGACGCCGACCGGGAGGTCGCGTCCATCGAGGACGTGCGCTCGCGGGTGCTCGTCCGGGAGACGCTGGCGCTGCTGCGCGAGGAGCCCTCGCTGCGGGACCCGCGGGTGTCGCGGCTGGTGGAGTACGACCGGGGCGGCGGCGCGGAGCTGGTGCGCTCG is a window of Nocardiopsis changdeensis DNA encoding:
- the pruA gene encoding L-glutamate gamma-semialdehyde dehydrogenase produces the protein MDAVTNVPLPVNEPVLSYAPGSAERTELVAELERLGKERIDLPMRIGGESRMGGGEPIDVVQPHNHAAVLGTMRNATHQDARDAIAAAKAAAPAWRAMSFDDRAAILLRAAELLSGPWRATINAATMLGQSKTAQQAEIDAACELIDFWRFNVAYARELIAQQPLSVKGVWNRMEQRPLEGFVYAITPFNFTAIAGNLPTAPALMGNVVVWKPSPTQQFAAELTMRLLEEAGMPPGVINMVTGDGLAVSDVALNDPELAGVHFTGSTRTFQHLWKTVGENISSYRSYPRIVGETGGKDFIVAHHTADPEILRTAIVRGAFEYQGQKCSAASRVFVARSVWEKMGDALIAETEALTMGDVTDLSNFMGAVIDRRSFDKLAKVLEDAESDPTLEIVAGGTADDSVGYFVRPTIIVGTDPSNDVFRTEYFGPVVAVHVYEDDRYSEILKVVDEGSAYALTGAVIANDRTAVAEAEEALRFTAGNFYINDRPTGSIVGQQPFGGGRASGTNDKAGSAQNLSRWSSPRSIKETFVAPTTSSYPHQG
- a CDS encoding helix-turn-helix domain-containing protein, with the translated sequence MPSEAPVTSDVPAGHDREATDPRPGVPLRRLLLALGDPVLDVAAAPEGLDVQVDNVLILDPEDRTEVRGGDLVLLIGARGGSARRLVRRIAEQGASAVAVKTGAPPEGSPVRRPRVGGDDLAPLRAEAQEAGIALLAVRPEVRWDRFQAVCQSIVDDARLLEDGDTGEADGDLFSMAQTIARLTGGLVSIEDSASRVLAYSSGAEVDELRRLSVLGRRGPESYLALLREWGVFARLRAGEEVVRIDEHPDLGIRRRLAVGIHAGDRPLGAIWVQEGSRPLSEHAEEALLGAARTAALQMIRQRTRASAGLRLREDLLSSLLEGRIDAAALADTVEVHSRRAALVAAFAPVGEEGQERADRPERELRRRRFLDLVSVHTAAYRRSALVTELNGRVYALLPDLTRDGDGVERTVVTLCGRIVEAARSALGLRVRAAVGSPVRRLADAPGSRAEADRVLEAMRGDADREVASIEDVRSRVLVRETLALLREEPSLRDPRVSRLVEYDRGGGAELVRSLSAYLEAFGDARAAAERLHIHPNTLRYRVRRAAEVSGIDLSDPGERLFTQLQLLMEQERPAP